In Streptomyces dangxiongensis, one DNA window encodes the following:
- a CDS encoding serine hydrolase domain-containing protein, translating to MAQLRQDVGPEEAGLDPAALDRLDRHFARHVDEGRLPGYLVAVARGGRVAHLTTYGLRDVAAGLPVEPDTLWRIYSMTKPVTAVAVLLLVQDGLLSLDDPLDRYLPAFAAPRVYDGGSGAGVRTRPAAGPLLIRHLLTHTAGLTSGFYHRHPVDALYREAGLEYAVPPGAGLAETVELYARMPLQSDPGTEWNYSVASNVLGRVIEVVSGQPLDAFFRDRILGPLGMTDTGFHITPEQAGRLAELYGETDDGGIAPVPGLPVRGRPRFLSGSGGLVSCAHDFHRFMEMLRRGGELDGVQLLSPEWVALMTRNHLPGGATIRSCGALVHREPGNDGLGFGFNVSVVVDPARTPAPSHLGTYGWTGAATTAFWVDPAHDLTVQFMSQVRPKTLKVFPELRRLAHAASAD from the coding sequence ATGGCACAGCTTCGACAGGACGTCGGACCGGAGGAGGCGGGCCTGGACCCCGCGGCCCTGGACCGGCTCGACCGGCACTTCGCCCGCCACGTCGACGAGGGACGCCTGCCCGGTTACCTGGTGGCCGTGGCCCGCGGCGGCCGTGTCGCCCACCTGACCACGTACGGGCTGCGGGACGTGGCGGCCGGACTGCCGGTCGAGCCGGACACGCTGTGGCGGATCTACTCGATGACCAAGCCCGTCACCGCGGTCGCGGTGCTGCTGCTGGTACAGGACGGTCTGCTGTCCCTGGACGACCCCCTGGACCGGTATCTGCCCGCCTTCGCCGCCCCCCGGGTGTACGACGGCGGTTCGGGTGCCGGCGTGCGCACCCGGCCGGCCGCCGGCCCCCTGCTGATCCGGCATCTCCTCACCCACACCGCGGGCCTGACCTCCGGCTTCTACCACCGCCACCCCGTGGACGCCCTCTACCGGGAGGCGGGCCTCGAGTACGCGGTGCCGCCCGGCGCCGGGCTCGCCGAGACCGTCGAGCTGTACGCGCGGATGCCGCTCCAGTCCGACCCGGGCACCGAGTGGAACTACTCGGTCGCCTCCAACGTGCTGGGCCGGGTCATCGAGGTCGTCTCCGGGCAGCCGCTGGACGCGTTCTTCCGCGACCGGATCCTCGGCCCGCTCGGCATGACCGACACCGGCTTCCACATCACACCCGAACAGGCCGGGCGGCTGGCCGAGTTGTACGGCGAGACGGACGACGGCGGCATCGCACCCGTGCCGGGGCTGCCGGTGCGCGGCCGGCCCCGGTTCCTGTCCGGCAGCGGCGGCCTGGTCTCCTGCGCCCACGACTTCCACCGGTTCATGGAGATGCTGCGCCGGGGCGGCGAACTGGACGGCGTACAACTGCTGTCCCCCGAGTGGGTGGCCCTGATGACCCGCAACCACCTGCCGGGCGGAGCCACCATCCGCTCCTGCGGCGCCCTGGTCCACCGGGAGCCGGGCAACGACGGTCTCGGGTTCGGCTTCAACGTCTCCGTCGTCGTCGATCCCGCCCGCACCCCGGCCCCGTCACACCTGGGCACCTACGGCTGGACCGGCGCGGCCACCACCGCGTTCTGGGTCGACCCGGCCCACGACCTGACCGTGCAGTTCATGAGCCAGGTACGCCCGAAGACACTCAAGGTCTTCCCCGAGCTGCGGCGGCTGGCGCACGCCGCATCGGCGGACTGA
- a CDS encoding creatininase family protein, with protein sequence MSGSGARAAVYEVASGVMPTDTTQDVRARGAGASAQVAVLPVGSFEQHGPFLPLATDTLVACAVAREIAASYPVHLLPPVTISCSHEHAAWPGTVSISAVTLHAVITDIAASLRRSGVDALVVVNGHGGNYVLGNVVQEASARGERMALFPAGEDWEAAREQAGVVTSLLTDMHAGEIETSILLHAHPEFVRPGVESADFTADDRRHLLTVGMSAYTESGVIGRPSLGSAEKGKELLASLTESFEPYFALLTAAGGRE encoded by the coding sequence ATGAGTGGTTCGGGCGCGCGCGCGGCGGTGTACGAAGTGGCGAGCGGCGTGATGCCGACGGACACCACGCAGGACGTACGGGCGCGGGGGGCGGGCGCGTCAGCACAGGTCGCCGTCCTTCCGGTCGGGAGTTTCGAACAGCACGGTCCGTTCCTGCCACTGGCGACCGACACGCTGGTCGCCTGCGCCGTGGCCCGGGAGATCGCCGCCTCGTACCCGGTGCATCTCCTGCCGCCGGTGACGATCTCCTGCTCGCACGAGCACGCGGCCTGGCCGGGGACCGTCAGCATCTCCGCCGTGACCCTTCACGCGGTGATCACGGACATCGCGGCGTCGCTGCGCCGCTCCGGCGTCGACGCGCTCGTCGTGGTCAACGGGCACGGCGGCAACTACGTGCTCGGCAATGTCGTCCAGGAAGCGTCCGCGCGGGGCGAGCGGATGGCGTTGTTCCCGGCCGGCGAGGACTGGGAGGCGGCACGGGAGCAGGCCGGGGTGGTCACCTCGCTGCTCACCGACATGCACGCGGGAGAAATCGAGACCTCGATTCTTCTGCACGCTCACCCCGAATTCGTCCGCCCTGGTGTCGAGTCGGCCGATTTCACCGCCGACGACCGTCGTCATCTGCTTACCGTGGGAATGTCCGCCTATACCGAATCGGGCGTCATCGGCCGCCCCTCCCTCGGTTCGGCGGAAAAGGGAAAGGAACTCCTGGCGAGCCTCACGGAATCCTTCGAGCCGTATTTCGCGCTGCTCACCGCGGCCGGGGGGCGGGAGTAG
- a CDS encoding class I SAM-dependent methyltransferase produces MTRPDTDTGRTAPAHPHTRRPAPAEPAPADPAPAGAGEGGAGGSGSQAARGAVIAGAGPVVPAGERATVRLRDDDPQDAPRYAPEWLQLREPADAAARAADLLDPLRIRLAEGPARAGGLAVHDLGCGTGSMGRWLAPRLDGAQHWILHDRDPYLLHFAAVASPRAAADGSGVTVETRRGDVARLTPDALTGASLVTASALLDVLTREEIENLADACADAGCPALLTLSVAGRVELAPADPLDAEITDAFNAHQRRAGLLGPDAVTVAGEAFAARGATVRVRPSPWRLGPGEAALTGQWLRGWVGAAVEQRPELRDRAERYLDALLAACEAGELRVTVHHTDLLALPRPTGGPV; encoded by the coding sequence ATGACCCGCCCGGACACCGACACCGGCCGCACAGCCCCGGCCCACCCGCACACGCGGCGGCCGGCTCCGGCCGAACCTGCTCCGGCCGATCCGGCTCCGGCCGGGGCGGGGGAGGGCGGCGCCGGCGGGAGTGGGAGCCAGGCGGCTCGGGGTGCGGTCATCGCCGGGGCCGGGCCCGTCGTCCCGGCCGGTGAGCGGGCCACCGTACGGCTGCGCGACGATGACCCGCAGGACGCCCCGCGGTACGCACCCGAGTGGCTCCAGCTACGGGAGCCCGCCGACGCGGCGGCCCGCGCGGCGGACCTGCTCGACCCGCTGCGGATCCGGCTCGCCGAGGGGCCGGCCCGGGCCGGCGGACTCGCCGTGCACGACCTGGGTTGCGGCACCGGCTCGATGGGCCGCTGGCTCGCCCCCCGCCTGGACGGCGCCCAGCACTGGATCCTGCACGACCGCGACCCCTACCTGCTGCACTTCGCCGCCGTCGCCTCCCCGCGCGCCGCCGCCGACGGCAGCGGTGTCACGGTCGAGACCCGGCGCGGCGACGTGGCCCGGCTCACCCCGGACGCGCTGACCGGAGCCTCACTGGTGACCGCCTCCGCGCTGCTCGACGTCCTCACCCGGGAGGAGATCGAGAACCTGGCCGACGCCTGCGCCGACGCCGGCTGCCCGGCCCTGCTCACCCTCTCCGTCGCCGGCCGCGTCGAACTCGCTCCGGCGGACCCGCTCGACGCCGAGATCACCGACGCGTTCAACGCCCACCAGCGGCGCGCCGGGCTGCTCGGCCCGGACGCGGTCACCGTGGCCGGCGAGGCGTTCGCCGCGCGCGGGGCGACGGTCCGGGTGCGGCCGAGCCCGTGGCGGCTCGGCCCCGGAGAGGCCGCGCTGACCGGGCAGTGGCTGCGCGGCTGGGTGGGCGCGGCCGTCGAGCAGCGGCCGGAGCTGCGGGACCGCGCCGAGCGCTACCTGGACGCCCTGCTCGCCGCCTGCGAGGCCGGCGAGCTGCGGGTCACCGTCCACCACACCGACCTGCTGGCACTGCCCCGTCCGACGGGCGGCCCGGTATGA
- a CDS encoding glycosyltransferase family 4 protein codes for MTDLTVRPAARLTYVPAQHTPAENAGIIPMSLRTVHFVMPGGVDDPTAPSGGNAYDRRVCLDLPGFGWQVIRHPVPGAWPHPDAAARDRLARTLRDLPDDTVVLLDGLVACGVPETVLPEAGRLRLAVLVHLPLGDETGLDPAVAAGLDIRERTVLRAVPAVIATSDWAVRRLVSHHGLAPDRVHVAAPGADIAPLAPGTDGVSRLLCVAAVTPRKGQHRLVEALATVRDLPWTCECVGGLGNDPAYVTHLRELIARHGLGDRLHLTGPRSGADLDASYAAADLMVLTSYAETYGMAVTEALARGIPVLATDVGGLPEAVGRAPDGGVPGILVPPENPAALAAELRGWFGEPDVRRRLKAAARSRRAALGGWATTARSLAGVLQRLPEPPRTTP; via the coding sequence GTGACCGACCTGACCGTGCGGCCGGCGGCCCGCCTGACGTACGTCCCCGCGCAGCACACCCCCGCCGAGAACGCCGGAATCATTCCCATGTCCCTGCGCACCGTGCACTTCGTGATGCCGGGCGGCGTAGACGACCCGACCGCGCCCAGCGGCGGCAACGCCTACGACCGCCGGGTCTGCCTGGACCTGCCGGGCTTCGGCTGGCAGGTCATCCGGCACCCCGTCCCCGGCGCCTGGCCGCACCCGGACGCCGCCGCCCGCGACCGGCTCGCCCGCACCCTGCGGGACCTGCCGGACGACACCGTCGTCCTGCTCGACGGCCTCGTCGCCTGCGGTGTCCCGGAGACCGTCCTGCCGGAGGCCGGACGCCTGCGGCTCGCCGTCCTCGTCCATCTGCCGCTCGGCGACGAGACCGGCCTGGACCCGGCCGTCGCCGCCGGTCTGGACATCCGCGAGCGGACGGTGCTGCGGGCGGTGCCCGCGGTGATCGCCACCAGCGACTGGGCGGTCCGCCGGCTCGTCTCCCACCACGGACTCGCCCCCGACCGGGTGCATGTCGCCGCGCCCGGCGCCGACATCGCCCCCCTCGCCCCCGGCACCGACGGCGTCTCCCGGCTGCTGTGCGTGGCCGCCGTGACCCCGCGCAAGGGCCAGCACCGGCTGGTGGAGGCGCTCGCGACGGTACGGGACCTGCCGTGGACCTGCGAGTGCGTCGGCGGCCTCGGCAACGACCCCGCGTACGTCACCCACCTGCGCGAGCTGATCGCCCGGCACGGCCTCGGCGACCGCCTGCACCTGACCGGTCCGCGCTCCGGCGCCGACCTCGACGCCTCCTACGCCGCCGCCGACCTGATGGTCCTCACCTCCTACGCCGAGACGTACGGCATGGCGGTCACCGAGGCCCTCGCCCGCGGCATCCCGGTCCTCGCCACGGACGTCGGCGGCCTGCCCGAGGCCGTCGGCCGCGCCCCCGACGGCGGAGTGCCCGGCATCCTCGTCCCGCCGGAGAACCCGGCGGCGCTCGCCGCCGAACTCCGCGGCTGGTTCGGCGAACCGGACGTACGCCGCCGCCTCAAGGCCGCCGCGCGAAGCCGTCGCGCCGCGCTCGGCGGCTGGGCCACCACCGCCCGCAGCCTGGCCGGAGTCCTCCAACGACTCCCCGAACCACCGAGGACGACGCCATGA
- a CDS encoding 6-pyruvoyl trahydropterin synthase family protein, translating into MFSITVRDHIMIAHSFHGEVFGPAQRLHGATFLVDATFRREELDEDNIVVDIGLATQELGAVVAELNYRNLDDEPDFAGVNTSTEFLAKVIADRLAERVHKGALGEGARGLRGITVTLHESHVAWASYERDL; encoded by the coding sequence TTGTTCAGCATCACCGTCCGCGATCACATCATGATCGCCCACAGCTTCCACGGCGAGGTGTTCGGGCCCGCGCAGCGACTGCACGGCGCCACGTTCCTCGTCGACGCGACGTTCCGCCGCGAAGAGCTGGACGAGGACAACATCGTCGTCGACATCGGCCTGGCCACGCAGGAACTGGGCGCCGTCGTCGCCGAACTGAACTACCGCAACCTCGACGACGAACCCGACTTCGCCGGCGTCAACACCTCCACCGAGTTCCTCGCCAAGGTCATCGCCGACCGGCTCGCCGAACGCGTCCACAAGGGTGCCCTCGGCGAGGGCGCCCGGGGCCTGCGCGGCATCACCGTCACCCTGCACGAGTCGCACGTCGCCTGGGCGAGTTACGAGCGTGACCTGTGA
- a CDS encoding zinc-dependent alcohol dehydrogenase — protein sequence MNRSARAFWLRSPGHGELRDVTLARPAADEVLVRTLYSGVSRGTETLVFRGGVPSSQHAAMRAPFQDGDFPGPVKYGYLNVGVVEEGPDELAGRTVFCLYPHQTRYVVPVSAVTVVPERVPAERAVLAGTVETAVNALWDATPLIGDRIAVIGGGMVGCAVTALLARFPGIRLQLVDADPGRARTARALGVDFAAPADALGDCDLVVHASATEAGLARALELLAPEGTVVELSWYGDRSVALPLGETFHSRRLTVRSSQVGTVSPAARAGRTYADRMALALDLLADPALDALVTGESAFEELPSVLPGLASGEIPALCHRIRYTDTGLT from the coding sequence ATGAACCGGTCGGCCCGCGCTTTCTGGCTCCGCTCGCCCGGCCACGGAGAACTGCGCGATGTCACCCTCGCCCGGCCGGCCGCCGACGAGGTCCTGGTGCGCACGCTGTACTCCGGGGTCAGCCGGGGCACGGAGACGCTCGTCTTCCGCGGCGGGGTGCCGTCGAGCCAGCACGCCGCGATGCGGGCGCCGTTCCAGGACGGCGACTTCCCGGGGCCGGTGAAGTACGGCTACCTGAACGTCGGCGTCGTGGAGGAGGGACCGGACGAGCTGGCCGGGCGCACCGTGTTCTGCCTCTATCCGCACCAGACCCGTTACGTCGTTCCGGTGAGCGCCGTCACCGTGGTGCCCGAGCGGGTGCCCGCCGAACGGGCCGTACTCGCCGGCACCGTCGAGACCGCCGTGAACGCCCTGTGGGACGCGACCCCGCTCATCGGGGACCGGATCGCGGTGATCGGCGGCGGCATGGTCGGCTGCGCGGTGACCGCGCTGCTCGCCCGCTTCCCGGGCATCCGCCTCCAGCTCGTCGACGCCGACCCCGGCCGCGCGAGGACCGCCCGGGCACTCGGCGTGGACTTCGCCGCGCCCGCCGACGCCCTCGGCGACTGCGACCTCGTCGTGCACGCCAGCGCCACCGAGGCGGGCCTCGCCCGGGCCCTGGAACTCCTCGCCCCGGAGGGCACCGTCGTGGAGCTGAGCTGGTACGGCGACCGGAGCGTGGCCCTGCCGCTCGGCGAGACCTTCCACTCCCGCCGCCTCACCGTGCGCAGCAGCCAGGTCGGCACCGTCTCCCCGGCCGCCCGGGCCGGCCGCACCTACGCCGACCGGATGGCGCTCGCCCTGGACCTGCTCGCCGACCCGGCGCTGGACGCGCTCGTCACCGGGGAGAGCGCCTTCGAGGAACTGCCGTCGGTGCTGCCGGGACTGGCCTCCGGCGAGATCCCCGCCCTGTGCCACCGCATCCGGTACACCGACACCGGCCTGACCTGA
- a CDS encoding CDP-alcohol phosphatidyltransferase family protein, whose amino-acid sequence MALNNTYDARLQQETAVGAGVQILLLALLGSAIGLGPAGWLTGLAFVFATWAVLSRALHRSRLSSFGPANRVTLGRTTLVGGVTALVADSFEGAPPVTLLAALTAVALLLDGVDGKVARRTGTSSALGARFDMEVDAFLILVLSVYVSTQLGAWVLLIGGMRYAFVAAARVAPWLNAPLPPSFARKTVAAIQGVCLLVAGARLLPSPMNLAIVLLAVGSLVWSFGRDVLWLWRSSRTVAGRAVTGQAVAEPMVLELATR is encoded by the coding sequence GTGGCCCTGAACAACACGTATGACGCGAGGCTCCAGCAGGAGACCGCTGTGGGAGCGGGCGTGCAGATCCTGCTGCTGGCCCTGCTCGGCTCGGCGATCGGCCTGGGGCCGGCCGGCTGGCTGACGGGGCTGGCCTTCGTGTTCGCCACCTGGGCGGTCCTCTCCCGCGCTCTGCACCGCTCCCGGCTCAGCTCCTTCGGACCCGCCAACCGGGTCACGCTCGGCCGGACGACCCTGGTCGGCGGGGTGACGGCGCTGGTCGCGGACTCCTTCGAGGGCGCGCCGCCGGTGACGCTGCTGGCCGCCCTGACCGCCGTGGCGCTGCTGCTGGACGGCGTGGACGGCAAGGTGGCCCGCCGCACCGGCACCTCCTCCGCGCTGGGAGCGCGCTTCGACATGGAGGTCGACGCGTTCCTGATCCTGGTGCTGAGCGTGTACGTGTCCACGCAGTTGGGCGCCTGGGTCCTGCTGATCGGCGGCATGCGGTACGCGTTCGTGGCCGCGGCGCGGGTGGCCCCCTGGCTGAACGCGCCCCTGCCCCCGTCCTTCGCCCGCAAGACGGTGGCGGCGATCCAGGGCGTGTGCCTGCTCGTGGCGGGCGCGCGGCTCCTGCCGTCCCCGATGAACCTCGCGATCGTGCTCCTGGCGGTGGGCTCCCTGGTGTGGTCCTTCGGCCGGGACGTGCTGTGGCTGTGGCGGAGCTCGCGTACGGTCGCCGGGCGGGCGGTGACGGGGCAGGCGGTGGCCGAGCCGATGGTGCTGGAACTGGCGACGCGCTGA
- a CDS encoding GH1 family beta-glucosidase has translation MSERIDLAALPHDFLWGTATAAYQIEGAVAEDGRSPSIWDTFSHTPGKIDNGDNGDIACDHYHRWREDIGLMRRLGVNAYRMSVAWPRVMPGGTGEVNPRGLAFYDQLVDALLEAGITPSVTLYHWDLPQALQDRGGWPQRDTALAFADYASAVATRLGDRVTLWATLNEPSCSAWIGHLEGTMAPGWTDLTAAVRSSCHLLLGHGLATRAIRAAAPEAQVGIVNNLSTVHAATGRPEDREAARRHDGHVNRWWLDPVHGRGFPSDMVETYGVELPLRQGDLETIATPLDWLGLNYYFPAYVADDPDGPAPHARSVRRPDVPRTGMDWEVDAGGIETLLLRLTEEYGARKIYVTENGSAYPDVVRPDGTVDDPERQEYLERHLAACASAARKGAPLAGYFAWSLLDNFEWAYGYAKRFGLVHVDYRTQVRTIKGSGHRYADIVRVHRGQTRRAA, from the coding sequence GTGTCCGAACGCATCGACCTCGCCGCCCTCCCGCACGACTTCCTGTGGGGTACCGCCACAGCGGCGTACCAGATCGAGGGGGCCGTCGCCGAGGACGGCAGATCCCCGTCGATCTGGGACACCTTCTCGCACACCCCCGGGAAGATCGACAACGGCGACAACGGCGACATCGCCTGCGACCACTACCACCGCTGGCGCGAGGACATCGGCCTGATGCGCCGGCTCGGCGTCAACGCCTACCGGATGTCCGTCGCCTGGCCGCGGGTGATGCCCGGCGGCACGGGCGAGGTGAACCCCAGGGGTCTCGCCTTCTACGACCAACTGGTGGACGCCCTGCTGGAGGCGGGCATCACCCCGTCGGTCACGCTCTACCACTGGGACCTGCCGCAGGCGCTCCAGGACCGCGGCGGCTGGCCGCAGCGCGACACCGCCCTCGCGTTCGCCGACTACGCCTCCGCCGTCGCCACCCGCCTCGGCGACCGCGTCACGCTCTGGGCGACCCTCAACGAGCCGTCCTGTTCCGCCTGGATCGGCCATCTGGAAGGCACGATGGCCCCCGGCTGGACCGATCTCACCGCCGCCGTGCGGTCCTCCTGCCACCTGCTCCTCGGTCACGGCCTCGCCACCCGGGCGATCCGCGCCGCCGCCCCCGAGGCGCAGGTCGGCATCGTCAACAACCTCTCCACCGTGCACGCGGCCACCGGCCGGCCCGAGGACCGGGAGGCGGCGCGCCGCCACGACGGCCACGTCAACCGCTGGTGGCTGGACCCGGTGCACGGCCGCGGCTTCCCGTCCGACATGGTCGAGACCTACGGCGTGGAACTCCCGCTGCGGCAAGGAGACCTGGAGACCATCGCAACCCCGCTGGACTGGCTCGGCCTGAACTACTACTTCCCCGCGTACGTCGCCGACGACCCCGACGGCCCCGCCCCCCACGCCCGTTCCGTGCGCCGCCCGGACGTGCCGCGCACCGGCATGGACTGGGAGGTCGACGCCGGCGGCATCGAGACGCTGCTGCTGCGGCTCACCGAGGAGTACGGCGCCCGGAAGATCTACGTCACCGAGAACGGCTCGGCCTACCCGGACGTCGTCCGCCCCGACGGCACCGTGGACGACCCCGAGCGCCAGGAGTACCTGGAGCGACACCTCGCCGCCTGCGCCTCGGCGGCCCGCAAGGGGGCCCCGCTGGCCGGCTACTTCGCCTGGTCGCTGCTGGACAACTTCGAGTGGGCGTACGGCTACGCCAAGCGGTTCGGCCTGGTCCACGTCGACTACCGCACCCAGGTGCGCACGATCAAGGGCAGCGGACACCGGTACGCGGACATCGTCCGCGTCCACCGCGGCCAGACACGCCGGGCCGCCTGA
- a CDS encoding carbohydrate ABC transporter permease, translating into MAAPRSFVWSRRIFLTVLAGFVLVPVYVMVSSSLKPLADVTGKFRWLPSGLTVRPYIDIWSTVPLARYFVNSLIVAGAATLCSVVIAVFAAYAVSRYDFRGRRVFTLTVLSTQMFPGILFLLPLFLLYVNIGNATGVALFGSRGGLILTYLTFSLPFSVWMLIGYLDSVPRDLDEAALVDGCGPLGALLRIVVPAAIPGIVAVAVYAFMTAWGEVLFASVMTNDTTRTLAVGLQGYSTLNDVYWNQIMAASLVVSVPVVAGFLLLQRYLVAGLTAGAVK; encoded by the coding sequence ATGGCGGCGCCGCGTTCGTTCGTCTGGTCCCGGCGGATCTTCCTCACCGTGCTCGCCGGTTTCGTACTGGTCCCGGTGTACGTGATGGTCTCCAGCTCGCTGAAGCCCCTCGCGGACGTCACCGGCAAGTTCCGCTGGCTGCCCAGCGGGCTGACCGTCCGCCCCTACATCGACATCTGGTCGACGGTCCCGCTCGCCCGGTACTTCGTGAACTCGCTGATCGTGGCGGGCGCCGCGACCCTGTGCTCGGTGGTCATCGCGGTGTTCGCGGCCTACGCCGTCAGCCGCTACGACTTCCGCGGCAGGCGGGTCTTCACCCTCACCGTGCTGTCGACGCAGATGTTCCCGGGCATCCTCTTCCTCCTGCCGCTGTTCCTGCTCTACGTCAACATCGGCAACGCCACCGGCGTCGCCCTGTTCGGCTCCCGCGGCGGGCTGATCCTGACGTACCTCACCTTCTCCCTGCCGTTCTCCGTCTGGATGCTGATCGGCTACCTCGACTCGGTGCCGCGCGACCTGGACGAGGCGGCGCTCGTGGACGGCTGCGGCCCGCTCGGCGCCCTGCTCAGGATCGTCGTACCGGCCGCGATCCCGGGCATCGTCGCGGTCGCCGTCTATGCCTTCATGACCGCGTGGGGAGAGGTTCTCTTCGCGTCCGTCATGACCAACGACACCACCCGCACCCTCGCCGTCGGCCTCCAGGGCTACTCCACCCTCAACGACGTCTACTGGAACCAGATCATGGCGGCCTCGCTGGTCGTCAGCGTGCCCGTGGTCGCCGGGTTCCTGCTGTTGCAGCGCTATCTCGTCGCAGGGCTGACGGCGGGCGCCGTCAAGTGA
- a CDS encoding carbohydrate ABC transporter permease: protein MTTTTTARKEPVRPISPGAARVPRRTGRIRRASLPYLLLLPALVLELLVHLVPMVIGIVMSFKELTQFYIRDWGSAPWSGLGNYRLSVDFDAPVGEALLHSFLVTVGFTLLSVVLCWLIGTAAAVFMQDTFRGRGLLRALFLVPYALPVYAAVITWVFMFQHDNGLVNHVLHDQLHLTDKPSFWLIGDNSFYALLTVSVWKGWPFAFLIVTAGLQNIPGELYEAAALDGAGVWQQLRRITLPSLRPVNQVLVLVLFLWTFNDFNTPYVLFGKSAPEPADLVSVHIYQASFVTWNFGTGSAMSVLLLLFLLVVTGGYLLLTSRGRRTTDV from the coding sequence ATGACCACGACCACCACCGCCCGCAAGGAACCGGTGCGGCCGATCTCCCCCGGTGCGGCGCGCGTCCCGCGCCGCACCGGGCGGATCCGCCGCGCCTCACTGCCGTACCTGCTCCTCCTGCCTGCCCTGGTCCTCGAACTCCTCGTCCACCTGGTGCCGATGGTCATCGGCATCGTGATGAGCTTCAAGGAACTCACCCAGTTCTACATCCGGGACTGGGGCAGCGCCCCCTGGTCCGGCCTGGGCAACTACCGCCTGTCGGTGGACTTCGACGCCCCCGTCGGTGAGGCCCTGCTGCACTCGTTCCTCGTCACCGTCGGCTTCACCCTGCTGTCGGTCGTGCTGTGCTGGCTGATCGGCACCGCCGCCGCGGTGTTCATGCAGGACACCTTCCGGGGCCGCGGCCTGCTGCGTGCCCTGTTCCTGGTGCCGTACGCGCTGCCCGTCTACGCGGCCGTCATCACCTGGGTGTTCATGTTCCAGCACGACAACGGCCTGGTGAACCACGTCCTGCACGACCAGCTCCACCTCACCGACAAGCCGTCCTTCTGGCTCATCGGCGACAACAGCTTCTACGCCCTGCTGACCGTGTCGGTGTGGAAGGGGTGGCCGTTCGCCTTCCTCATCGTGACGGCCGGCCTCCAGAACATCCCCGGCGAGCTGTACGAGGCCGCCGCCCTCGACGGTGCGGGCGTCTGGCAGCAGCTCCGCCGCATCACCCTGCCGTCACTGCGCCCGGTCAACCAGGTGCTGGTGCTGGTGCTGTTCCTGTGGACGTTCAACGACTTCAACACGCCGTACGTGCTGTTCGGCAAGTCCGCCCCGGAGCCCGCCGACCTGGTCTCGGTCCACATCTACCAGGCGTCCTTCGTCACCTGGAACTTCGGCACCGGCTCCGCCATGTCCGTCCTGCTGCTGCTGTTCCTGCTCGTCGTGACGGGCGGATACCTGCTGCTCACCTCGCGCGGACGGAGGACCACCGATGTCTGA